The following proteins are co-located in the Dromiciops gliroides isolate mDroGli1 chromosome 2, mDroGli1.pri, whole genome shotgun sequence genome:
- the SFXN1 gene encoding sideroflexin-1 — protein sequence MSAEIPLNINIKEPRWDQSTFIGRASHFFTVTDPRNILLTNEQLENARQIVHDYRKGIVPPGLTENELWRAKYVYDSAFHPDTGEKMILIGRMSAQVPMNMTITGCMMTFYRTTPAVLFWQWINQSFNAVVNYTNRSGDAPLTVSQLGTAYVSATTGAVVTALGLNALTKHVSPLIGRLVPFAAVAAANCINIPLMRQRELKVGIPVTDENGNRLGESVSAAQQAIAQVVVSRILMAAPGMAIPPFIMNTLEKKAFLKRFPWMSAPIQVGLVGFCLVFATPLCCALFPQKSSMSVTRLEPELKAKIQETRPELECVYFNKGL from the exons ATGTCAGCTGAAATACCACTGAATATTAATATCAAGGAACCACGATGGGATCAAAGCACATTTATTGGAAGAGCCAGTCATTTTTTTACTGTAACAGATCCACGAAACATTTTGTTAACTAATGAACAACTAGAAAATGCAAGACAAATTGTTCATGATTACAG aaaaggaattgTACCCCCTGGGCTCACAGAAAATGAGTTATGGAGAGCAAAGTATGTCTATGATTCAGCTTTTCATCCTGACACTGGTGAAAAGATGATTTTGATAGGAAGAATGTCAGCCCAGGTTCCTATGAACATGACAATCACAGGCTGTATGATGACTTTTTATAG AACTACTCCTGCGGTGCTTTTCTGGCAATGGATTAACCAGTCCTTCAATGCTGTTGTGAATTATACAAACAGGAGTGGTGATGCCCCTCTTACTGTTAG CCAATTGGGGACAGCATACGTATCTGCCACCACAGGTGCTGTAGTAACTGCATTGGGACTTAATGCACTAACCAAG catGTCTCACCTCTTATAGGGCGTTTGGTTCCTTTTGCTGCTGTAGCTGCTGCTAATTGCATTAATATTCCACTAATGAGACAAAG GGAGCTCAAAGTTGGTATTCCTGTTACAGATGAAAATGGAAACCGATTAGGTGAATCAGTCAGTGCTGCACAACAAGCTATTGCACAAGTGGTTGTCTCAAGAATTCTTATGGCAGCACCTGGCATGG CCATCCCTCCATTTATAATGAACACTTTGGagaagaaagcatttttaaag AGGTTCCCCTGGATGAGTGCCCCTATTCAAGTTGGATTAGTTGGCTTCTG TTTGGTGTTTGCTACACCTCTATGCTGTGCATTGTTTCCTCAGAAAAG TTCTATGTCTGTTACACGCTTGGAGCCAGAATTGAAAGCCAAGATTCAAGAGACCAGGCCTGAATTAGAATGTGTGTACTTTAACAAGGGATTATAA